In Fibrobacter sp., a single genomic region encodes these proteins:
- the rfbG gene encoding CDP-glucose 4,6-dehydratase produces MKFLFDNIYKDKSVFITGHTGFKGSWLSLWLTKLGSQVTGYARKPDTIPDHFSKLDLHINSLIGDLLDFNKLADSMKQAMPQIVFHLAAQPLVRESYKYPQETYSTNVLGTLNVLEAARNTPSVQAVVVVTTDKVYENFEHNRRYSEGERLGGYDPYSSSKACAEILCASYRNSFWNLEEYGKDHNVLLSTVRAGNVIGGGDWSKDRLIPDIVKAASQGKTAVIRNPQSTRPWQHVLDCLSGYLLTGKLLLEGKNEVADCFNFGPAESDALTVKTICNYVKACWPETQFDFPELKEQPHEAGLLRLDSSKARRVLNWESVWDSGRAIESTINWYRSFYESGTVLSEADLEHYIKDAQHKGIVWTKQSMQPQ; encoded by the coding sequence ATGAAATTTTTATTTGATAATATTTACAAAGATAAGTCAGTCTTTATTACAGGTCATACAGGTTTCAAAGGATCATGGCTGTCGCTGTGGTTAACTAAACTCGGTTCACAGGTTACCGGATATGCCCGCAAGCCAGATACAATTCCTGACCATTTCAGCAAACTTGACCTGCACATCAATTCCCTTATCGGAGACTTGCTCGATTTTAACAAACTTGCAGATTCAATGAAGCAGGCAATGCCGCAAATTGTTTTTCATCTGGCAGCTCAGCCTCTGGTGCGCGAGTCATATAAGTACCCTCAGGAAACATACTCGACCAATGTTCTTGGTACATTAAATGTTCTTGAGGCTGCCCGCAATACTCCCTCTGTGCAGGCTGTCGTTGTAGTCACTACAGATAAGGTTTATGAGAACTTCGAGCATAATCGACGCTATAGTGAAGGTGAACGGCTGGGTGGTTATGACCCGTATAGCTCATCAAAAGCCTGTGCAGAAATTTTATGCGCTTCCTACAGGAATTCATTCTGGAATCTGGAAGAATATGGTAAAGACCACAATGTACTTCTGTCCACTGTCCGTGCCGGAAATGTGATCGGGGGTGGAGATTGGTCAAAAGACCGACTTATTCCAGATATCGTGAAAGCGGCTTCACAGGGTAAAACGGCAGTTATCCGTAATCCGCAATCGACGCGTCCATGGCAGCATGTCCTTGACTGCCTTTCCGGGTATCTTCTTACAGGCAAATTACTACTTGAGGGTAAAAATGAGGTTGCAGATTGCTTTAATTTCGGCCCGGCAGAATCTGACGCTTTGACAGTCAAAACAATATGTAATTATGTAAAAGCTTGCTGGCCGGAAACACAGTTTGATTTTCCGGAGTTGAAAGAGCAGCCACATGAAGCCGGGCTGCTTCGCCTTGACAGCTCAAAGGCCAGACGGGTCCTCAACTGGGAGTCGGTATGGGATTCGGGCAGAGCAATCGAATCAACTATAAACTGGTATCGTTCTTTCTATGAAAGCGGCACTGTTCTGA
- a CDS encoding TonB-dependent receptor yields the protein MFKLCSSGALFSCALLLLSISQNTICSDSISVSSELPQSKDSSVVSDLEKMVVTAGRHQKLLDASHSLSVIRAEEWAGTNKSIADIIAEQTGVQTRKYGGTGSFQTVTVRGVQGDNVLVLLDGIPLNSAMGGAVDLSAISPDRISEIEVYKGITPSEFGGNATGGVINLKSRSSTGSRAFHASAAIGAYGYRKFSAEANHAFSNQFRLFGSLNHISSDNNWPYLNRNKTPENDSDDRIDTVKNHKYDFFEARLHPSLEFKNGRTLSSGIAYSTSDAGIPAAEGSVNRTAKHSRELFDFTARLSDDNKDETSVIAFTPALGYLRWSSNTFWTSQDESMGPDMGDISMLKDAWIDMQSVLQIFHVSCITDFFFSENLGAQITLQGKHSDIGTETHSSGYPVSDWPGNSQEASLSADVNYQIPAGKSCLGATAGGAIRGIRSATKGGMNQMLRIKVLPSATIEYPWSVHAGAQWRVGNSFNLFFNTARYAIVPGLREKYGMNGALLPSPDLKAETGIALEGGARLMAGETRLEAVVFRTETRNGTMMVSDGRMSKAKNYASGLVTGLETSLQARFFRFLGTELRATLQKAENRSKAYEYYGKRLPNEPDLSIIAGISLGPFKGIEPEYWLDFKSPFFRDPGNVYRVPDDDGMPGMVFHNARITWKAGSRFGFGFSIRNFNGISLRSEEMIMSNENGYSWILYPSNEWCVTAEYSF from the coding sequence GTGTTTAAATTGTGTTCTTCTGGTGCACTGTTTAGTTGTGCACTATTACTTTTATCAATATCGCAGAATACTATCTGCTCAGACAGCATATCGGTTTCCTCGGAATTGCCCCAAAGTAAAGACTCATCTGTTGTATCTGATCTTGAAAAGATGGTGGTAACTGCCGGAAGACATCAGAAACTGCTTGATGCCTCGCATTCTCTGTCGGTTATAAGAGCAGAAGAATGGGCCGGCACCAATAAAAGTATAGCTGATATCATTGCCGAGCAGACCGGAGTGCAGACAAGAAAATACGGGGGAACGGGAAGTTTCCAGACTGTGACTGTCAGGGGGGTGCAGGGGGACAATGTTTTAGTGCTTCTCGATGGTATTCCGCTTAATTCAGCAATGGGAGGTGCTGTTGATCTGAGTGCAATAAGCCCCGACCGGATAAGCGAAATCGAGGTTTACAAAGGCATTACTCCGTCAGAATTTGGCGGAAACGCAACAGGGGGGGTGATCAACCTCAAAAGCAGGAGTTCAACCGGTTCGCGGGCTTTCCATGCCAGTGCTGCTATCGGTGCATACGGCTATCGGAAATTCAGTGCAGAGGCAAACCACGCATTTTCCAATCAATTCCGCCTTTTCGGTTCTCTCAACCATATCTCATCGGACAACAACTGGCCCTATCTTAACAGAAACAAGACTCCTGAGAATGATTCAGATGACAGAATAGATACTGTGAAAAATCACAAGTACGATTTTTTTGAGGCAAGACTTCATCCTTCTCTGGAATTCAAGAACGGCAGAACTCTCTCATCGGGAATAGCCTATTCCACTTCTGATGCTGGAATCCCGGCGGCAGAGGGATCTGTGAACCGCACCGCAAAGCACAGCCGGGAGCTTTTTGATTTCACCGCAAGGCTCTCAGATGATAATAAGGATGAAACATCGGTAATTGCATTTACTCCTGCATTGGGCTACCTGCGATGGAGCAGCAACACATTCTGGACAAGTCAGGATGAAAGCATGGGGCCTGACATGGGTGATATCTCCATGCTGAAAGATGCCTGGATCGATATGCAGTCTGTTCTGCAGATATTCCATGTCTCCTGTATTACAGATTTTTTCTTTTCAGAAAATCTGGGTGCTCAGATTACTCTTCAGGGGAAACACTCTGACATCGGAACTGAAACTCATTCTTCCGGATATCCTGTGAGTGACTGGCCCGGCAATTCTCAGGAGGCATCACTCTCAGCAGATGTCAATTATCAGATTCCAGCAGGCAAGAGCTGTTTAGGGGCAACAGCAGGAGGTGCGATCAGAGGAATCAGAAGTGCTACAAAGGGTGGAATGAACCAGATGTTAAGAATAAAAGTGTTGCCTTCTGCTACTATAGAGTACCCATGGTCTGTTCATGCCGGCGCACAATGGCGGGTCGGAAACAGTTTTAATCTCTTTTTCAATACAGCTCGCTATGCTATTGTCCCGGGATTAAGGGAAAAATACGGAATGAATGGCGCTTTACTACCGAGTCCTGATCTCAAGGCGGAAACTGGTATAGCCCTGGAGGGCGGAGCACGCCTGATGGCAGGGGAAACCCGGCTTGAGGCTGTGGTTTTCAGGACAGAAACAAGAAATGGTACAATGATGGTATCTGATGGAAGGATGTCCAAGGCGAAGAATTACGCTTCCGGACTGGTTACCGGCCTGGAAACATCTTTACAGGCCAGATTCTTCAGATTCCTCGGTACTGAACTCAGGGCAACTCTGCAGAAAGCAGAAAATCGCTCAAAAGCATATGAATATTACGGAAAAAGGCTGCCCAATGAACCGGATCTATCGATAATTGCGGGTATCTCACTGGGCCCATTCAAAGGGATAGAGCCTGAATACTGGCTTGATTTCAAATCTCCATTTTTCAGAGATCCGGGTAATGTCTACAGAGTGCCTGACGATGATGGTATGCCGGGGATGGTTTTCCATAACGCCCGCATTACCTGGAAAGCAGGCAGCAGGTTTGGTTTCGGATTTTCAATCAGAAATTTCAATGGAATCTCCCTGCGCAGTGAGGAGATGATCATGTCAAATGAAAACGGGTATTCCTGGATTCTCTACCCGTCAAATGAATGGTGCGTCACCGCGGAGTACTCATTTTGA